A window of Cottoperca gobio chromosome 16, fCotGob3.1, whole genome shotgun sequence contains these coding sequences:
- the bcan gene encoding brevican core protein — protein MPSRWRWRDVGLVGRRDGGAAEVVVLAVRTQRRGSGGASDDSKLLQVTIPSTEAAVLGGSLTLPCLVSLAHPPPSPSTNGRHAVLSLPRVKWSVLTQGRETEILVARGDRVRVSEAYKDRASLLNYASSPADLTLRLESLRQNDTGFYRCEVQQGLEDADDVAHVKVKGVVFHYRDASSRYAFTFERAREACDEIGAQIASPEQLMAAYHSGYEQCDAGWLSDHSVRYPIQMPREGCFGDMDGLPGVRNYGLLEPDELYDVYCYVENIAGEVFHDSAPQRFTFWEAKAFCLSHGAELVTTAQLYAAWNDGLNLCSPGWLADGSVRYPIVTPRERCGGGDPGVRTVYRYSNQTGFPEAHTQHDVYCFRSDDGHYTQSPHGFLATEPEDIGQDVVFLTNPAEEEFIQSEATAKGDEEVQHAHTANPVKQEPAEAQPITSGHDKEALRTVGLRQTVTPPSEHHVSTEQNTWEVMEKTSYPESSHPAPEENTDTHHEESHARPSPKTDGGVTVGEVSTSPTTDVTAAESEESEESKESKESEESEGHHTSVTETTPAVSATSGADANELLSSSPEVPQEGDLPVLHEGHTPGVHLDLIVYSSTAPDVSTQPEEASAGPLEEMLAVTASPHSEETDVLSSTLLPSFDNSTPENHPTEEESGEESVNPLVEEETQTESLPTSESGYDPTPEHSGVTVEASMPGDHEDSSTSEEATDDGHPAQTSTAEVITATEVITATEVITATEVITATEASGVDAPVLNMDPVTLLTSSASVTLSPSSVEADTSSTEVITFISESNTSSGAEPLEDVQDKLEQEGLGDVFLAQNITDGDRDAGEGSGESSGESAEVTPGVPWTDPTLSADHTSEGADGEDATEAPPPSHVKITLIPRLTLSPGWEPEPSSSTPQESRSDLEYSAEPPVAEESGDVPKEQEVASEVPDSSVHEQEGGEGETSTDEPPVKLCTWHPEEETSGPTATAPTVFPEYSALAASLPAAKVSAVRPGDMSAADSCLQNPCLNGGTCVDGESTRCICLPGYGGDLCQTDLEVCEPGWEKFQSFCYRHFAKRQSWEAAEQHCRMCGGHLLSLMTPEEQDYINDEYKEYQWIGLNDRTIEGDFRWSDGNPLLFENWYKGQPDSYFLSGEDCAVMVWHDGGRWSDVPCNYHLSYTCKKGASSCGEPPKVPNAKVFGKKRLRYETNTKVRYFCEEGFVQKLNPVIKCLHGGHWEEPRITCIPIRSTEDDSVTSLPDQHEVMEVMDTATEKAARLFWDIKWNV, from the exons ATGCCGAGCCGTTGGAGGTGGCGCGATGTGGGACTGGTGGGCCGGCGTgatggaggagctgcagaggtGGTGGTCCTTGCTGTGAGAACGCAGCGCAGGGGAAGTGGGGGGGCGTCAG ATGACTCGAAGCTTCTGCAGGTGACCATCCCCTCCACGGAGGCTGCTGTGCTGGGCGGCTCTCTGACGTTACCCTGCCTGGTGTCTCTGGCTCACCCGCCGCCGTCCCCCTCCACCAACGGCCGCCACGCCGTGCTGTCCCTCCCCCGGGTCAAATGGAGCGTTCTGACTCAAGGCCGAGAGACGGAGATCCTGGTGGCCCGCGGCGACCGGGTGAGAGTCAGCGAGGCCTACAAAGACCGAGCCTCGCTGCTCAACTACGCCTCCTCGCCCGCCGACCTCACGCTGCGGCTGGAGAGCCTGAGGCAGAACGACACCGGCTTCTACCGCTGCGAGGTGCAGCAGGGCCTGGAGGACGCCGACGATGTGGCTCACgtcaaggtcaaag GGGTGGTGTTCCATTACCGTGATGCTTCCAGCCGCTACGCCTTCACCTTCGAGCGAGCCAGAGAGGCCTGCGACGAGATCGGGGCTCAAATTGCTTCTCCAGAGCAGCTCATGGCCGCTTACCACAGCGGATACGAGCAGTGTGACGCAGGCTGGCTGTCAGACCACTCAGTGAG ATATCCCATCCAGATGCCCAGAGAGGGATGTTTCGGGGACATGGATGGATTGCCGGGAGTGAGGAACTACGGACTGTTAGAGCCTGATGAGCTGTATGACGTGTACTGCTACGTGGAGAACATCGCTG GTGAAGTGTTCCATGACTCCGCCCCCCAGCGCTTCACCTTCTGGGAGGCCAAAGCCTTCTGCCTGAGCCACGGGGCGGAGCTGGTCACCACCGCTCAGCTGTACGCAGCCTGGAATGACGGGCTGAACCTCTGCAGCCCAGGCTGGCTGGCGGACGGGAGCGTGCGCTACCCCATCGTCACCCCCAGAGAGCGCTGTGGAGGCGGAGACCCCGGGGTCAGAACTGTGTATCGCTACAGCAACCAGACGGGCTTCCCCGAGGCTCACACTCAGCACGACGTCTACTGCTTCAGAA GCGATGACGGCCACTACACACAATCTCCTCACGGTTTCCTTGCCACTGAGCCGGAGGACATTGGCCAGGACGTTGTTTTCTTAACTAATCCTGCAGAGGAGGAGTTCATCCAGAGCGAGGCGACGGCAAAGGGGGACGAAGAGGTCCAGCATGCCCATACGGCCAATCCTGTCAAGCAGGAGCCCGCGGAGGCTCAGCCCATAACATCGGGTCATGACAAGGAAGCTCTGCGGACGGTCGGCCTGCGCCAGACGGTCACTCCTCCGTCTGAGCATCACGTGTCCACAGAGCAGAACACCTGGGAGGTGATGGAGAAGACCAGCTACCCAGAGTCCTCCCACCCTGCACCTGAGgaaaacacagacacgcacCATGAAGAGTCTCACGCACGTCCTTCTCCAAAGACCGACGGAGGAGTAACTGTTGGCGAAGTCTCCACTTCACCCACAACTGAtgtgacagctgcagagagcgaggagagcgaggagagcaAGGAGAGcaaggagagcgaggagagcgAGGGGCATCACACTTCTGTGACTGAAACTACTCCAGCTGTCAGTGCAACATCTGGAGCCGATGCAAATGAGCTCCTCAGCAGCTCCCCGGAGGTTCCTCAGGAGGGCGACCTTCCTGTTTTACACGAGGGCCACACTCCTGGTGTCCACCTGGATCTCATCGTCTACTCGAGCACCGCTCCCGATGTGTCGACGCAGCCAGAAGAGGCCAGCGCGGGTCCTTTGGAGGAGATGTTAGCGGTGACTGCTTCCCCGCACAGCGAGGAAACAGATGTTCTCTCCTCCACGCTGCTGCCATCTTTTGATAACAGCACGCCTGAGAACCATCCAACTGAAGAGGAGTCTGGAGAGGAGAGTGTGAATCCTCTTGTGGAGGAGGAAACACAAACTGAATCGCTCCCCACGTCTGAGTCGG GTTATGATCCCACCCCGGAGCACTCGGGTGTAACTGTGGAGGCGTCCATGCCGGGCGATCATGAGGACTCCAGCACTTCAGAGGAGGCAACAGATGacggacatcctgcacaaacctcCACAGCAGAGGTCATCACGGCCACAGAGGTCATCACGGCCACAGAGGTCATCACGGCCACAGAGGTCATCACGGCCACAGAGGCCTCCGGTGTGGACGCTCCGGTCCTGAACATGGATCCGGTCACCTTGTTGACATCCTCTGCTTCTGTAACCCTGTCTCCCTCTTCAGTGGAGGCGGACACCAGCTCAACAGAGGTTATAACCTTCATATCTGAAAGCAACACTTCCTCTGGGGCCGAACCTCTGGAGGACGTGCAGGACAAGCTTGAACAGGAGGGATTAGGAGACGTGTTCCTCGCCCAAAATATCACAGACGGGGATCGAGATGCCGGAGAGGGATCCGGTGAATCTTCAGGAGAAAGCGCGGAGGTGACACCAGGAGTCCCGTGGACAGACCCGACTCTCTCAGCGGACCACACTTCAGAGGGAGCAGACGGCGAGGATGCCACTGAAGCTCCTCCTCCGTCACATGTGAAAATCACTCTGATCCCTCGTCTGACTCTCAGCCCCGGCTGGGAACCAGAGCCGTCCTCCTCCACACCGCAGGAGTCTCGCTCTGATCTGGAATACAGCGCCGAGCCTCCCGTGGCCGAGGAATCTGGTGACGTCCCAAAGGAGCAGGAGGTCGCGTCTGAGGTCCCCGACAGCAGCGTCCATG AACAAGAGGGAGGCGAGGGGGAGACCAGCACAGACGAGCCTCCGGTTAAACTATGCACATGGCATCCGGAGGAGGAAACCAGCGGCCCGACGGCCACCGCTCCCACCGTGTTCCCGGAGTATTCTGCGCTGGCGGCGTCTCTGCCCGCTGCTAAAGTTTCTGCTGTGAGACCAGGAGACATGTCAG CTGCAGACTCCTGCCTGCAGAACCCGTGCTTGAACGGAGGCACTTGTGTCGACGGTGAATCCACGAGGTGCATCTGTTTGCCCGGTTACGGAGGAGACTTGTGTCAAACAG ACCTGGAGGTGTGTGAGCCCGGCTGGGAGAAGTTTCAGAGCTTCTGTTATCGCCACTTTGCCAAGAGGCAGAGCTGGGAGGCGGCTGAGCAGCACTGTCGCATGTGTGGGGGTCACCTGCTGTCGCTGATGACCCCCGAGGAGCAAGACTACATCAATG ACGAATACAAAGAATATCAGTGGATTGGACTGAATGACAGAACCATCGAGGGAGACTTCCGCTGGTCGGACGGGAACCCTCTG CTCTTTGAGAACTGGTACAAAGGTCAGCCTGACAGCTACTTCCTGTCAGGTGAGGACTGTGCGGTGATGGTGTGGCACGACGGCGGCCGCTGGAGCGACGTGCCGTGCAACTACCACCTGTCCTACACCTGCAAGAAGGGCGCCT CATCTTGTGGCGAGCCGCCCAAAGTTCCCAATGCGAAGGTGTTTGGGAAGAAGCGGTTGCGTTACGAGACAAACACCAAGGTGCGCTACTTCTGTGAGGAGGGTTTCGTGCAGAAACTGAACCCTGTGATCAAGTGTCTGCACGGCGGCCATTGGGAGGAGCCTCGGATTACCTGCATCCCAA TCCGTTCGACAGAAGACGACTCAGTGACCTCACTTCCTGACCAGCATGAGGTCATGGAGGTCATGGACACCGCCACAGAGAAAGCAGCTCGGCTGTTCTGGGACATTAAGTGGAATGTCTGA
- the hapln2 gene encoding hyaluronan and proteoglycan link protein 2 — MSRHLLIFTGAAGATPFIMNCAVILLLTSSCFTWSSALYIPNRAAPMNLKYLLEPPVYAEVVARRGENATFPCILRTKPSRYKVKWTKLEPEHAERENIIMISNAHAFKPYGHLGARASLRKAHTMDASLQLSRLQLEDGGKYRCELVNGIEDESVFIMLRIEGVVFPYQSKNGRYSFTFHEAKEVCAEQDGTLASYSQLYRAWTEGLDWCNAGWLHDGTVHYPVIHPRPACGGELLPGIRSYGTKDKNLDRFDAFCFTSLTSGSVSYISGSFSFEQAGLACQRQGADLALVGHLYSAWRFQNYDQCDGGWLRDGSVRFPISNPREHCGGIPEAGVRSFGFPNKMMHVYGAYCYR, encoded by the exons ATCTtcacaggagctgcaggagcgaCTCCCTTCATAATGAACTGTGCTGTGATTCTGCTGTTAACATCAAGCTGCTTCACCTGGTCTTCAGCTTTATACATCCCGAACAGAGCAg CACCCATGAATCTGAAGTATCTCCTCGAGCCGCCCGTGTACGCTGAGGTCGTCGCCCGAAGGGGAGAAAACGCCACGTTTCCGTGTATCCTGAGAACCAAACCCAGCCGGTACAAAGTGAAATGGACAAAGCTGGAGCCGGAACACGCAGAGCGGGAGAACATCATCATGATATCCAATGCACACGCCTTCAAGCCGTACGGCCATCTTGGAGCGCGGGCTTCCCTCCGGAAGGCTCACACCATGGACGCCTCCCTGCAGCTCAGCCGTCTGCAGCTGGAAGATGGCGGCAAATATCGCTGCGAGCTTGTCAACGGCATCGAGGATGAGAGTGTTTTCATTATGTTGAGGATTGAAG GTGTGGTGTTCCCATATCAGAGTAAAAATGGCCGCTACAGCTTCACTTTCCACGAGGCGAAGGAGGTTTGTGCCGAGCAGGATGGAACGTTAGCGTCATACAGCCAGCTGTACAGAG cgtGGACGGAGGGTCTGGACTGGTGCAATGCCGGCTGGCTCCACGATGGGACCGTTCACTATCCCGTCATCCATCCTCGGCCCGCCTGCGGAGGAGAGCTGCTCCCCGGCATTCGCAGTTATGGAACAAAAGATAAGAATCTCGATCGGTTCGATGCTTTCTGCTTCACCTCGCTGACGTCTG GCTCTGTCTCCTACATATCGGGGTCTTTCTCCTTCGAGCAGGCAGGACTCGCGTGTCAACGTCAGGGAGCTGACTTGGCGTTGGTCGGACATCTTTACTCCGCCTGGCGTTTCCAAAACTACGACCAGTGTGACGGTGGTTGGCTGAGAGACGGCAGCGTACGGTTTCCCATCAGCAACCCCAGGGAGCACTGTGGAGGCATTCCTGAAGCCGGGGTGCGCTCATTTGGATTCCCCAACAAGATGATGCATGTGTACGGCGCCTATTGCTACAGGTAG